In a genomic window of Magnolia sinica isolate HGM2019 chromosome 14, MsV1, whole genome shotgun sequence:
- the LOC131225597 gene encoding uncharacterized protein At5g01610-like produces MGISTMPKSKVAAAILCIWVVSIAASVDPSSVSTDTPTAYEVLQEYDFPKGLLPKGATGYDLDRSTGKFSAYLNGSCSFSLEGSYQLKYKSTIKGTISKDKLTDLSGVSVKVLFFWVNIIEVTRSGNELDFSVGILSASFPISNFLECPQCGCGLNCLTLRRDQGPLAARQVRTSRLVDFS; encoded by the coding sequence atgggtattTCTACCATGCCAAAATCCAAGGTTGCAGCAGCCATTCTCTGCATTTGGGTGGTCAGCATAGCAGCATCTGTGGACCCTTCATCAGTGTCCACAGACACTCCAACGGCCTATGAAGTCCTACAGGAGTATGATTTCCCTAAAGGACTACTCCCAAAGGGGGCAACGGGCTATGATCTTGATAGAAGCACTGGCAAGTTCTCAGCCTACCTCAATGGGAGTTGCAGCTTCAGTTTAGAAGGATCCTACCAGCTGAAATACAAATCTACCATTAAAGGTACTATCTCAAAGGACAAGCTTACAGACCTCAGTGGTGTTAGTGTCAAGGTCCTCTTCTTCTGGGTCAACATCATCGAGGTTACTCGGAGCGGCAACGAGCTTGATTTCTCTGTTGGGATCCTCTCTGCCAGCTTCCCTATTTCGAATTTCCTCGAATGCCCGCAGTGCGGCTGCGGATTGAATTGCCTCACTCTCCGCCGCGATCAGGGCCCGCTAGCGGCACGCCAAGTAAGGACTAGTAGACTTGTTGATTTCTCTTAG
- the LOC131225404 gene encoding late embryogenesis abundant protein Lea5-like isoform X1 — MARSFSKANLLAAIADGVTLALARRGYSTGTWSVGRGISKQVEDTKKKVAMSLIKDGGSDTSSSWVPDPVTGYYRPGNRVVEVDAADLRELLLNQKFKSHQQ, encoded by the exons ATGGCTCGCTCTTTCTCGAAGGCTAATCTTCTTGCTGCTATTGCCGATGGCGTCACTCTCGCTCTCGCGAG ACGTGGATATTCGACGGGAACATGGAGCGTGGGGAGAGGGATTTCAAAGCAAGTAGAAGATACGAAGAAGAAGGTGGCGATGAGCTTGATCAAAGACGGAGGATCCGACACTTCTTCTTCTTGGGTGCCCGACCCGGTTACGGGTTACTACAGACCCGGCAACCGAGTTGTAGAAGTCGACGCGGCCGATCTGCGAGAGTTGCTCTTGAACCAGAAATTCAAATCCCACCAACAGTAA